One window of Peteryoungia desertarenae genomic DNA carries:
- a CDS encoding DNA alkylation repair protein, translating into MAEPLKHLIGPQTARDTTHAVARAWRPFNRDRFLAEVLAEIEALELMQRGQCIADALSRHLPQDFTQATRILQDCLPKPEHPGLSGWALLSFNQYIAAHGRGHLEVSLNLLKSLTPHFTGEFGIRPFISDEQDKALAIISGWIDDPNHHVRRLASEGTRPRLPWAMRLPALVKDPALVLPILEALIDDAEDYVRRSVANSLNDIAKDHPNLVADFVERHRKGASKDRLWLLKHASRTLVKKGHTKALANFGYEPLKDITSRLDLKTTHLVFPGELLFDLHLANLGRADVTALVDYAIHHRKKDGSLSPKVFKGTSLIVRAGETVCIARRHSFRPITTRVYHTGQHRIEIMVNGIAVASAAFDLQLPSTANH; encoded by the coding sequence ATGGCCGAGCCTTTGAAACATCTGATCGGCCCTCAGACGGCCCGCGACACGACACATGCCGTGGCGCGGGCCTGGCGACCCTTCAATCGCGACCGCTTTCTCGCCGAGGTGCTTGCAGAGATAGAGGCACTCGAACTCATGCAGCGGGGCCAGTGCATCGCCGACGCGCTGAGCCGCCATCTGCCCCAGGATTTCACGCAGGCGACCAGGATCCTGCAGGACTGCCTGCCGAAACCGGAGCATCCGGGCCTCAGCGGCTGGGCGCTCCTCTCCTTCAACCAATACATTGCCGCCCATGGACGCGGTCATCTGGAGGTTTCCCTGAACCTCCTGAAGTCCCTCACCCCACACTTCACCGGCGAATTCGGCATCCGCCCCTTCATATCAGATGAACAGGACAAGGCGCTTGCGATCATCTCCGGCTGGATCGACGACCCGAACCACCATGTCCGGCGCCTCGCCTCGGAAGGCACCCGCCCGCGCCTGCCCTGGGCCATGCGCCTGCCGGCCCTGGTCAAGGATCCCGCGCTCGTCCTGCCGATCCTCGAAGCCCTGATCGACGACGCCGAGGATTATGTCCGCCGCTCGGTGGCCAACAGCCTGAACGACATCGCCAAGGACCATCCCAATCTGGTCGCGGATTTCGTCGAGCGGCATCGGAAGGGCGCGTCAAAGGACAGGCTCTGGCTTCTCAAACACGCGTCCCGCACGCTGGTGAAGAAGGGCCACACCAAGGCGCTCGCCAATTTCGGCTATGAACCGCTGAAGGATATCACCAGCCGTCTCGACCTGAAGACGACCCACCTGGTCTTTCCCGGTGAATTGCTTTTCGACCTGCATCTTGCGAACCTGGGCAGGGCGGATGTCACCGCACTGGTCGACTACGCGATCCACCACCGCAAGAAGGATGGCTCGCTGTCGCCGAAGGTCTTCAAGGGGACGTCGCTGATCGTCAGGGCTGGAGAGACGGTCTGCATCGCACGCCGCCACAGCTTCCGCCCGATCACCACAAGGGTCTATCACACGGGCCAGCACCGGATCGAGATCATGGTCAACGGCATCGCGGTTGCCAGCGCGGCCTTTGACCTTCAATTGCCGTCGACCGCAAACCATTGA
- a CDS encoding YdhR family protein, with translation MSNPSRVYLYAEFQVSAPFTEAVWGEANPAMHTVKGLRSKTWLSGIHTHSVGGFYEFDSIENARAYAEGMLSDFAKAADASLTVRLFDGDVVAEASKGMNSPYYTA, from the coding sequence ATGTCAAATCCATCGCGCGTTTACCTCTATGCCGAATTCCAGGTATCGGCTCCGTTTACCGAAGCCGTTTGGGGCGAAGCCAATCCTGCAATGCACACCGTGAAGGGTCTGCGCAGCAAGACCTGGCTGAGCGGCATCCACACCCATTCGGTCGGCGGCTTTTATGAATTTGATTCCATCGAAAATGCACGCGCCTATGCCGAGGGCATGCTGTCGGACTTCGCCAAAGCCGCCGATGCCAGCCTCACGGTCCGCCTCTTCGACGGCGATGTTGTTGCCGAAGCCAGCAAGGGCATGAACTCACCTTATTACACGGCCTGA
- a CDS encoding circularly permuted type 2 ATP-grasp protein codes for MAFDEMMTADNDPRDPYKNYHDWYSSQDPARLLAKSRDAENIFRKTGITFAVYGHADSSEKLIPFDIIPRIISGREWRKLAQGIEQRVLALNAFLDDIYHKQEIIKAGRIPRELIEKNVAFLPEMIGFRPPGGVYTHIVGTDIVRTGEDQFYVLEDNARTPSGVSYMLENRETMMQMFPELFQLNKVQRVEDYPYLLRQSLASLAPPGCKGKPRVAVLTPGIYNSAYYEHSFLADMMGVELVEGSDLRVIDGKVKMRTTRGYEAIDVLYRRVDDDFLDPLTFRPDSALGIPGIMDVYRAGNITIANAPGTGISDDKAIYSYMPEIVEFYTGRKAILENVPTWRCSEADSLKYVLEHLEELVVKEVHGSGGYGMLVGPTASKKERAAFAEKLKARPNNYIAQPTLSLSTVPILVNKGIAPRHVDLRPYVLVSDKVQIIPGGLTRVALKQGSLVVNSSQGGGTKDTWVLED; via the coding sequence TTGGCATTCGATGAAATGATGACTGCGGACAACGATCCGCGAGACCCATACAAGAACTACCACGATTGGTATTCCAGCCAGGACCCGGCACGGCTCTTGGCAAAGTCAAGGGACGCGGAAAACATCTTTCGCAAGACCGGGATCACCTTTGCAGTCTACGGCCATGCCGACAGCTCCGAAAAGCTCATACCCTTCGACATCATCCCGCGCATCATTTCCGGCCGCGAATGGCGCAAGCTGGCTCAGGGCATCGAACAGCGCGTTCTCGCCCTCAACGCCTTCCTTGACGACATCTATCACAAGCAGGAAATCATCAAGGCCGGACGCATCCCGCGCGAACTGATCGAGAAGAACGTCGCCTTTCTGCCCGAGATGATCGGCTTCCGCCCGCCGGGCGGCGTCTACACCCATATCGTCGGCACCGACATCGTCCGCACTGGCGAAGACCAGTTCTACGTGCTCGAAGACAATGCCCGCACCCCTTCTGGCGTCTCCTACATGCTGGAGAACCGGGAAACCATGATGCAGATGTTCCCCGAGCTCTTCCAGCTCAACAAGGTGCAGCGCGTCGAGGACTATCCCTATCTCTTGCGCCAGTCGTTGGCCTCGCTTGCCCCCCCCGGCTGCAAGGGCAAGCCGCGCGTCGCGGTCCTCACGCCGGGCATCTATAACTCGGCCTATTACGAACACTCCTTCCTCGCCGACATGATGGGCGTGGAGCTGGTCGAGGGCTCGGACCTGCGCGTCATTGACGGCAAGGTGAAGATGCGCACCACGCGCGGCTATGAGGCGATCGACGTGCTCTACCGCCGCGTCGACGACGACTTCCTCGATCCCCTGACCTTCCGGCCTGATTCCGCACTCGGTATTCCGGGCATCATGGATGTCTACCGAGCCGGCAACATCACAATTGCCAACGCCCCCGGCACAGGCATCTCCGACGACAAGGCGATCTACAGCTACATGCCCGAGATTGTCGAATTCTATACCGGCCGCAAGGCAATCCTCGAAAATGTGCCGACCTGGCGCTGTTCGGAAGCCGACAGTCTGAAATACGTGCTGGAGCATCTCGAAGAGCTCGTGGTGAAAGAAGTCCACGGCTCGGGCGGCTATGGCATGCTGGTCGGTCCGACGGCTTCCAAGAAGGAGCGCGCCGCCTTTGCCGAGAAGCTCAAGGCCCGGCCCAACAACTATATTGCCCAGCCGACGCTCTCGCTTTCGACGGTGCCGATCCTCGTCAACAAGGGGATTGCGCCCCGTCACGTCGACCTTCGTCCCTATGTCCTCGTCTCCGACAAGGTGCAGATCATCCCCGGCGGGCTGACCCGCGTGGCCCTGAAGCAGGGTTCGCTCGTGGTCAATTCCAGCCAGGGCGGCGGCACCAAGGACACCTGGGTACTGGAGGACTGA
- a CDS encoding MarR family winged helix-turn-helix transcriptional regulator produces MMEAAIGFRLRRAQLSTFQDFNESFSVKGLRPTDFAVLLLLTRNQGSKQSDVAEALGIQRANFVAIVDGLEAKGFVERRKSETDRRVQSLFMTSAGEAYLAELMPIWQDHEARLVALLGGPGQRDALIALLDKLYD; encoded by the coding sequence ATGATGGAAGCCGCCATAGGCTTTCGCCTGCGACGGGCGCAGCTTTCAACTTTTCAGGACTTCAATGAGTCGTTTTCGGTCAAAGGGCTTCGCCCTACCGATTTTGCGGTTTTGCTGCTGCTTACCCGCAACCAAGGATCCAAGCAAAGTGACGTGGCAGAAGCCTTGGGCATTCAGAGGGCCAATTTCGTGGCGATCGTGGATGGCTTGGAAGCCAAGGGCTTTGTTGAAAGGCGAAAGTCAGAGACGGACCGACGGGTGCAGTCACTCTTCATGACGTCTGCAGGTGAAGCTTATCTGGCCGAGTTGATGCCTATCTGGCAGGACCATGAGGCAAGGCTTGTTGCTTTGCTCGGCGGGCCTGGACAGCGCGATGCTTTGATCGCATTGCTGGACAAGCTCTATGACTAA
- a CDS encoding alpha-E domain-containing protein has translation MLGRTANGLYWMFRYIERAENIARLVDAGLRMSLTRTGASDDDWDAVLQSADVRSLFAERQAKVTAADAIDFLLRDTANPSSVMSCIDAGRNNARMVRTALTRETWEATNECWIEIKQVLARKLKSADLPEVIDTIKRRAGLIRGAFHGSMLRNEIYNFARIGTFIERADNTSRILDVKYYVLLPAVTHVGSSLDNMQWESILRSVSAHRSYRWVYDGEYKPANIAAFLILDGQMPRSLAYCYEKIVSNLAYIAEDYGERIAAHKTADDVRATLKSTTIDQIMDQGLHEFLDNFIAHNNQLGQEITEGYRFYS, from the coding sequence ATGCTCGGAAGAACTGCCAACGGCCTCTACTGGATGTTCCGCTACATCGAGAGAGCCGAAAACATCGCCCGCCTTGTCGATGCCGGTTTGAGAATGTCATTGACCCGCACCGGTGCCTCAGATGACGACTGGGATGCCGTGCTGCAGAGTGCCGACGTGCGCAGCCTCTTTGCCGAACGCCAGGCAAAAGTGACAGCCGCTGACGCCATCGATTTTCTGCTGCGCGATACCGCCAATCCCTCGAGCGTCATGTCCTGCATCGACGCGGGCCGCAACAATGCACGCATGGTGCGCACGGCGCTGACCCGCGAGACCTGGGAGGCGACGAATGAATGCTGGATCGAGATCAAGCAGGTTTTGGCACGCAAGCTGAAATCGGCGGATCTCCCGGAGGTAATCGACACGATCAAACGTCGGGCAGGTCTGATCCGTGGTGCCTTCCATGGCTCCATGCTGCGCAACGAGATCTATAACTTTGCCCGGATCGGTACCTTCATTGAAAGAGCGGACAACACCAGTCGAATTCTTGATGTGAAATACTATGTCCTGCTGCCAGCTGTGACCCATGTCGGCTCCTCGCTCGATAACATGCAGTGGGAATCGATACTGCGTTCCGTATCCGCCCACAGATCCTATCGTTGGGTCTATGACGGCGAGTACAAGCCCGCGAACATTGCAGCCTTCCTCATTCTTGATGGCCAGATGCCTCGCTCACTCGCATATTGCTATGAAAAGATTGTCAGCAATCTGGCCTACATCGCCGAGGACTATGGCGAACGCATCGCCGCCCATAAAACCGCCGACGACGTGCGTGCCACTCTTAAATCCACAACGATCGATCAGATCATGGACCAGGGCCTGCACGAATTCCTCGATAACTTCATTGCCCACAACAATCAGTTGGGTCAGGAGATTACCGAGGGCTACCGCTTCTACAGCTGA
- a CDS encoding winged helix-turn-helix transcriptional regulator: MFHPADPYNMDCPSRDVLDLIGGKWAILILCCLQQGAVRTGVLMRAINGISQKMLTQTLRDMERDGLIERISYPEVPPRVEYRLTELGASLSELARAMEQWVVTHYPEIMENRERSGAEIPARLKLS, translated from the coding sequence ATGTTTCATCCAGCTGACCCCTACAACATGGATTGCCCCTCCCGCGACGTGCTCGACCTGATCGGCGGCAAGTGGGCGATCCTCATTCTCTGCTGTCTCCAGCAGGGGGCCGTCCGGACCGGCGTCCTGATGCGCGCGATCAATGGCATCTCGCAGAAGATGCTGACCCAGACCCTCCGCGACATGGAGCGTGACGGGCTAATCGAGCGGATCAGCTATCCGGAAGTGCCGCCCCGGGTTGAATATCGCCTGACAGAGCTCGGCGCATCGCTGTCGGAGCTTGCACGCGCCATGGAGCAATGGGTGGTGACCCATTATCCTGAAATCATGGAAAACCGGGAACGCTCCGGGGCCGAGATCCCGGCACGGCTGAAACTGTCCTGA
- a CDS encoding DMT family transporter, translating to MVLQRLAPVIFVLLWSTGWVVAKYASFYADPLTFLALRYAVAAILFYAVCRFSGVRWPRSRQATGHAMVSGIFLHGLYLGMVWWAIGHGVPAALSGIIAGLQPLMTAVAAGLLIGEMLTRLQRLGLILGFCGIAIAVLPNVLTLDASAIPAGPIAVNVLAMVCVTVGTLYQKRFLREGDLRAVATLQYVGALAITLPAAFALEEMRLDYGLPLFLILGWSVLGISMGAVALLLLLIRRGDVSKAASMTYLVPPLAAIEASFLFGETLTLPMIVGTVIVVVGVYLTNRKEVVKAA from the coding sequence ATGGTCCTGCAACGTCTAGCGCCGGTTATCTTCGTATTGTTGTGGTCAACCGGCTGGGTCGTCGCAAAATATGCCAGCTTCTACGCCGACCCGTTGACATTCCTCGCCTTGCGTTATGCCGTCGCTGCAATCCTGTTTTACGCTGTTTGCCGGTTCTCGGGTGTTCGATGGCCACGGTCGCGCCAGGCCACTGGTCATGCCATGGTATCTGGCATCTTTCTGCATGGGCTTTATCTCGGCATGGTGTGGTGGGCGATCGGTCATGGTGTCCCTGCGGCCCTGTCGGGCATCATTGCAGGGCTCCAGCCCCTCATGACGGCTGTTGCGGCAGGTTTGCTGATCGGCGAGATGCTCACACGCCTGCAGCGTCTTGGCCTCATCCTCGGATTTTGCGGTATCGCAATTGCCGTTCTGCCGAATGTGCTGACGCTAGATGCCAGCGCTATCCCGGCTGGCCCAATTGCCGTCAATGTGCTGGCGATGGTCTGTGTCACTGTCGGAACACTCTACCAGAAGCGGTTCTTGCGAGAGGGCGATCTTCGCGCGGTCGCGACGCTGCAATATGTGGGTGCGCTTGCGATTACGCTGCCGGCTGCCTTCGCGCTTGAAGAGATGCGGCTTGATTATGGCCTGCCACTGTTCCTGATCCTGGGGTGGTCGGTGCTGGGGATTTCCATGGGGGCCGTAGCATTGCTTCTTCTGCTGATCCGGCGTGGCGATGTGTCCAAGGCCGCATCCATGACCTATCTCGTGCCACCTCTCGCGGCCATCGAGGCGTCGTTCCTGTTTGGCGAGACCCTGACCCTGCCCATGATCGTCGGCACTGTCATTGTTGTGGTCGGCGTCTATCTGACAAACCGGAAAGAGGTGGTCAAAGCCGCGTGA
- a CDS encoding trimethylamine methyltransferase family protein, whose product MNDISISGLSETEGTTPPVERRRRGTGRGTERTRKSSTERYRNLVNRLATTELLDPQALDEMHEASLTILEEIGMDIMLPEARAIMKAHGAEVAEGSDRVRFDRNLIMDMIASAPREFQMFARNPERNVKMGGNNLVFAQIASAPFVADREGGRRAGNQEDFRKLVKLAQCYDVIHTTGGYPVEPIDIHASVRHLDCLSDMVKLTDKVFHCYSLGKQRNLDAIEIARIGRGISMEQMENEPSLFTIINSSSPLRLDGPMLQGIIEMSSRGQVVVLTPFTLAGAMAPVTIAGAVVQQNAEALCGIAFTQMVKRGAPVVYGGFTSNVDMKTGAPAFGTPEYMKAVIVGGQLARRYGIPYRTSNTNAANTLDAQAAYESAFSLWALTQGGGNFIMHSAGWSEGGLTASFEKFILDVDMLQMVAEFLTPLDVTPDALALDAVREVGPGGHFFGTAHTLARYETAFYSPILSDWRNFETWTEAGRPTTYDHANRIFKEKLASYERPPIDPTVEEELDAFVAKRKAEGGVATDF is encoded by the coding sequence ATGAACGACATTAGCATTTCTGGCTTGTCTGAGACTGAAGGGACAACGCCGCCTGTCGAGCGCCGTCGACGAGGCACGGGACGCGGGACCGAGCGCACCCGCAAAAGCTCGACCGAACGGTATCGCAATCTCGTCAACCGCCTTGCCACAACCGAGCTGCTCGACCCTCAGGCACTCGACGAGATGCACGAGGCATCGCTGACGATCCTCGAAGAGATCGGCATGGACATCATGCTGCCGGAGGCCCGCGCCATCATGAAGGCGCATGGTGCAGAGGTCGCCGAGGGCTCAGACCGCGTCCGCTTCGACCGCAACCTGATCATGGACATGATCGCGTCCGCCCCGCGCGAATTCCAGATGTTCGCCCGCAATCCCGAGCGCAACGTCAAGATGGGTGGCAACAACCTCGTCTTCGCCCAGATTGCATCCGCCCCCTTCGTCGCCGATCGCGAGGGCGGCCGCCGCGCCGGCAACCAGGAAGACTTCCGCAAGCTCGTGAAGCTCGCCCAGTGCTATGACGTGATCCACACGACGGGCGGCTATCCGGTCGAGCCGATCGACATCCACGCCTCGGTCCGCCACCTCGACTGCCTCTCCGACATGGTGAAGCTCACCGACAAGGTCTTCCACTGCTATTCGCTCGGCAAGCAGCGCAATCTCGACGCCATCGAGATCGCCCGCATCGGTCGCGGCATTTCGATGGAGCAGATGGAGAACGAGCCCTCGCTCTTCACCATCATCAACTCGTCTTCGCCGCTGCGCCTCGATGGCCCCATGCTCCAGGGCATCATCGAAATGTCCTCGCGCGGTCAGGTCGTCGTCTTGACGCCCTTCACGCTGGCCGGGGCCATGGCCCCGGTCACCATTGCCGGTGCGGTCGTCCAGCAGAATGCCGAAGCGCTCTGCGGCATCGCCTTCACCCAGATGGTCAAGCGCGGCGCGCCCGTCGTCTATGGCGGCTTCACCTCGAATGTCGACATGAAGACCGGCGCACCGGCCTTCGGCACGCCGGAATACATGAAGGCGGTTATTGTCGGCGGCCAACTCGCCCGCCGCTACGGCATCCCCTATCGCACGTCGAACACCAATGCCGCGAACACGCTCGATGCCCAGGCGGCCTATGAGAGCGCATTCTCTCTCTGGGCGCTGACGCAAGGCGGCGGCAATTTCATCATGCATTCCGCCGGCTGGAGCGAAGGCGGTCTGACGGCCTCCTTCGAAAAATTCATCCTCGATGTCGACATGCTGCAGATGGTCGCTGAGTTCCTGACGCCGCTCGACGTCACCCCGGATGCGCTGGCCCTCGACGCCGTGCGCGAAGTCGGCCCCGGCGGTCATTTCTTCGGCACGGCCCATACGCTTGCCCGCTACGAGACCGCTTTCTATTCGCCGATCCTCTCCGACTGGCGCAATTTCGAGACCTGGACCGAGGCCGGCCGACCGACCACTTATGACCACGCCAACCGGATCTTCAAGGAAAAGCTGGCGAGTTACGAACGCCCGCCGATCGATCCGACCGTCGAGGAGGAGCTCGACGCCTTCGTGGCAAAACGCAAGGCCGAGGGCGGGGTTGCGACGGATTTCTGA
- a CDS encoding helix-turn-helix transcriptional regulator, with translation MRPADRLFRIIQLMRATGRAMTAAEIAEKMEVAPRTIYRDMDHLIASGAPIEGERGVGYMLREAFDAPPLTFTFEQLEALAFGLRAVEMLGDPRLGQAAREAKDKMVGMLPREHAERLLSAPIHAFRSSAQPEVPDCLGDVRSTLSSTRKVWIAYHSLPGERSQRVVWPLGLAAFGAIWVMTAWCEMRQSFRDFRLDRVEDWKVLGDRFEPAPHQTYQAYLKQLA, from the coding sequence ATGCGTCCCGCCGATCGCCTGTTCCGGATCATCCAGCTGATGCGCGCGACCGGGCGCGCGATGACGGCGGCGGAAATCGCCGAGAAGATGGAGGTCGCGCCGCGCACCATCTATCGCGACATGGACCACCTGATCGCCTCCGGTGCGCCGATCGAAGGTGAACGCGGCGTGGGATATATGCTGCGCGAGGCCTTCGACGCGCCGCCGCTGACCTTCACCTTCGAGCAGCTGGAAGCATTGGCCTTCGGACTTCGGGCGGTCGAGATGCTCGGCGATCCCAGACTCGGTCAGGCAGCGCGAGAGGCGAAGGACAAGATGGTCGGCATGTTGCCGCGCGAGCATGCGGAGCGCTTGCTGTCCGCGCCCATACACGCCTTCCGTTCGTCGGCCCAGCCGGAGGTGCCCGACTGTCTCGGCGACGTGCGCTCGACCCTGTCGTCCACCCGCAAGGTCTGGATTGCCTATCATTCGCTGCCCGGCGAGCGCAGCCAGCGCGTCGTCTGGCCGCTGGGGCTTGCTGCCTTTGGCGCCATCTGGGTGATGACCGCCTGGTGCGAGATGCGCCAAAGCTTTCGGGACTTCCGCCTCGACCGGGTCGAGGACTGGAAGGTGCTGGGCGACCGCTTCGAGCCGGCGCCGCACCAGACCTATCAGGCCTATCTCAAGCAGCTGGCGTGA
- a CDS encoding DEAD/DEAH box helicase, whose amino-acid sequence MTTFDDLGLSKKIVKTLGHLGFETPTPIQAQAIPIVMEGRDLIGLAQTGTGKTAAFGLPIIEALMASEARPQSRSTRVLILAPTRELVNQIGDNLRAFNQKLPLKIIQVVGGASIGKQQMQLLSGADILVATPGRLLDLIERNAVTLRQVSHLVLDEADQMLDLGFIHDLRKISKMVPPKRQTLLFSATMPSSIADLAAQFLTNPAKVEVTPPGKAADKIEQHVHFLAGQNAKTELLKKILNDNPDGRSIVFLRTKHGAEKLMKHLDITGYSVASIHGNKSQGQRERALKGFRDGQIKTLIATDVAARGIDIPAVSHVFNYDLPEVPDAYVHRIGRTARAGRDGIAIAFCGPDEGRLLRDIEKLMGIEIPVASGEPPANLQRPVRPQRRGGAGGGGNNRNHQGGKGRGKSEGESRTGAKADGRPSGKPGHRKGGNRPAGGFGHGSGQSRPQRSGTAGGRRREA is encoded by the coding sequence TTGACCACTTTCGACGACCTTGGACTGTCCAAGAAAATCGTGAAGACTCTCGGCCATCTCGGCTTTGAAACCCCTACCCCTATCCAGGCCCAGGCGATCCCGATCGTCATGGAAGGCCGCGACCTGATCGGCCTCGCCCAGACCGGCACCGGCAAGACCGCTGCCTTTGGCCTGCCGATCATCGAAGCGCTGATGGCGAGCGAAGCCCGCCCGCAGTCCCGCTCGACCCGTGTCCTGATCCTCGCCCCGACCCGCGAACTGGTCAACCAGATCGGCGACAACCTGCGCGCCTTCAACCAGAAGCTCCCGCTCAAGATCATCCAGGTCGTCGGTGGCGCCTCGATCGGCAAGCAGCAGATGCAGTTGCTCTCCGGCGCTGACATCCTCGTTGCCACTCCCGGGCGCCTGCTCGACCTGATCGAGCGCAATGCCGTGACGCTGCGCCAGGTCAGCCACCTTGTCCTCGACGAAGCCGACCAGATGCTCGACCTCGGCTTTATCCATGATCTGCGCAAAATCTCGAAGATGGTGCCGCCGAAGCGCCAGACCCTGCTCTTCTCGGCAACCATGCCGTCGTCGATCGCCGATCTCGCCGCTCAGTTCCTGACAAACCCGGCCAAGGTGGAAGTCACCCCGCCCGGCAAGGCAGCCGACAAGATCGAACAGCACGTGCACTTCCTGGCTGGCCAGAATGCCAAGACGGAACTGTTGAAGAAGATCCTCAACGACAACCCGGATGGTCGCTCCATCGTCTTCCTGCGCACCAAGCATGGCGCAGAGAAGCTGATGAAGCACCTCGACATCACCGGTTACTCGGTCGCCTCGATCCATGGCAACAAGAGCCAGGGCCAGCGCGAGCGCGCCTTGAAGGGGTTCCGTGACGGCCAGATCAAGACCCTGATCGCCACGGACGTTGCCGCACGCGGCATCGACATCCCGGCCGTCAGCCACGTCTTCAACTACGATCTGCCGGAAGTGCCGGATGCCTACGTGCATCGTATCGGTCGCACCGCCCGCGCCGGTCGTGACGGTATCGCGATCGCCTTCTGTGGCCCGGACGAAGGCCGCCTGCTGCGCGACATCGAAAAGCTCATGGGTATCGAGATCCCGGTCGCCTCGGGCGAACCGCCGGCAAACCTGCAGCGTCCCGTCCGTCCGCAGCGCCGAGGCGGTGCTGGTGGGGGCGGCAACAACCGCAACCATCAGGGTGGCAAGGGGCGTGGAAAGTCTGAAGGCGAAAGCCGCACCGGCGCGAAAGCCGATGGCCGTCCTTCGGGCAAGCCTGGCCACCGCAAGGGCGGAAACCGTCCGGCTGGCGGTTTTGGACATGGATCTGGTCAGTCGCGTCCTCAACGCTCCGGCACCGCCGGCGGTCGTCGCCGCGAAGCCTGA
- a CDS encoding transglutaminase family protein, which yields MHLQISHTTEYRYDDPVQYSLQRLRLTPLTGPGQTVKTWNIAVDGAHVEAGFADQFGNQTHLVSTEGDSHTVRIVATGEVETEDRAGVYGAHIGFVPLWLYLRETPLTKAGKMTRELVKGLVGDTELARMHDLMGKLNAAIAYTPGATGVETTCEQALEAGSGVCQDHTHAFLAAARLSNLPARYVSGYLMMEDQPNQTATHAWAEVHVAGLGWVGFDAANNLCPDARYVRIASGLCYTDAAPVSGMRIGLAGEKLDVSIVVAPAGQSQSQSQN from the coding sequence ATGCATTTGCAGATCAGCCACACCACAGAATATCGCTATGATGATCCGGTGCAGTATTCGCTTCAGAGGTTGCGCCTGACCCCGCTGACGGGTCCCGGTCAAACGGTTAAGACATGGAACATCGCAGTTGACGGCGCTCATGTCGAAGCCGGCTTTGCCGACCAGTTCGGCAATCAGACCCATCTGGTTTCGACCGAAGGGGATAGCCACACCGTGCGGATTGTCGCAACGGGCGAGGTCGAGACGGAAGATCGGGCCGGCGTCTACGGAGCACATATCGGTTTCGTACCGCTCTGGCTTTATCTCAGGGAAACACCGCTCACCAAAGCGGGGAAAATGACGCGGGAACTGGTCAAGGGGCTTGTTGGCGATACAGAACTCGCGCGCATGCATGACTTGATGGGCAAGCTCAACGCGGCAATTGCCTACACTCCTGGGGCAACAGGAGTAGAGACGACCTGCGAACAGGCATTGGAGGCGGGTTCCGGCGTCTGCCAGGACCATACCCATGCCTTCCTTGCCGCTGCACGCCTCTCTAACCTTCCGGCACGCTATGTGTCGGGCTACTTGATGATGGAGGATCAGCCAAACCAGACGGCGACCCATGCGTGGGCGGAAGTCCATGTGGCAGGTCTTGGCTGGGTCGGGTTCGATGCTGCCAACAATCTGTGCCCCGATGCCCGCTACGTGCGCATCGCGTCAGGCCTGTGCTACACGGATGCAGCCCCTGTATCCGGGATGCGTATCGGACTTGCCGGAGAAAAACTCGATGTGAGCATCGTGGTAGCGCCCGCCGGCCAGAGTCAAAGCCAGTCCCAAAATTGA